DNA sequence from the Acidobacteriota bacterium genome:
AGCAGGAGGCTCGGTGTGGATCCGGGCGGAGGAGATCCACGGCGACGGTGTGATTGGTGCGAGCGGGCCTCTGACGATCGACTATGGAGCTGGTGGAGGTGGTGCGGTCGCGATCGAATACACGACAGCGGCATCGGGCACCTGGCGAGAGAACCTCGCGTCTGAGGGGGCTGGCAGCAGTAGTACCGCGTACAGGAACTCTGCGGCAGGAACGATCTTTGTTCGAGACGCGAGCGCTGAGTATGGAGATCTGCGGATCGACAACAGCGGGATCAACAGCAGCAACTCGACGGTGCTGCCGTCGCTTGGAGCTGGAACGGCGCAAACGGGAAGCACGGGATCGGCGCTGGTGACGGATCGTGCGAAGACGATCCCCGAATACTTCGAGGGGCACTGGGTCGAGATCACAGGAGCCGATGGTGTGGTGAAGGGGGTCTGGGAGATCGCAGAGGGATCGATCAGCGACCGAGCGGTGACACTCGAGTCGAATGCGGGGTCGGGGACCGCAAGCGTCGAGCCCGGAGACCAATGGCAGGGCGTCTACCGGTTCGATGCGGTTAAGATCGAGGGGGCTTCGGCGCTTTCACCTGATCCGGTATTGAGTACGACTCCCGTCCAGTTGACCAACGCGTCCTTCACGAACGGTAATCTGGCTGCTCCCCAGGTCGACGCGTCGCTGATCGCGATCGATTCGCAGCCGACCGGCACCACCATCATCGGCTCTGCCGGTGCGGTCTCCGACGACGACCAGCCGCTCACCGTCACCGCAACGAACAGCCGTACGGCCGAACAGTTCACCACGACCGCGGCGAGTCACGGCAGCTTCTCGCTCCCGGTATCCGGAATCGCGGGTGACACCTTCACGATCTATGCGACCGACACCCACACGTGGCCACTCTCGAGCCCGGCCGTATCCGTCCCGGGATCGATCGTCGAGACCAACTCGCTCTCGAGTCTCACTCTGACCGAGAGCTCGGTTGCCGGTGGAACCTCGACGACCGCGACGGTCACCCTCCAGTACGCCGCGTTGCACGACATCGGCGTGGCGCTTTCGAGCAGTGATCCCTCGATCGCCTCAACGCCGTCGAGCATCATCGTGCCGACCGGCTCTTCGAGTGCCCAGTTCACGATCACGACGACCGAGCCGGCTTCTGCCACGGACGTCACGGTCACAGCTCAATTCGTGACGATTGCGTCCGCGACACTCACCGTCGAGGCGGCGCCTCAGACCGAGCTCACCTCTGTCCGGTTCGAGCGGACAGAAGCATGGCCCGGCGAGACGCTCGCGGGAGTCGTCCAGCTGAACGGGGCCGCACCGGCAGGCGGGGCCGTCGTGACTCTCACGAGCACGAACGACGTGGTAGCCTCCGTTCCCTCTTCAGTCGCTGTGAACGAAGGGCTCACGTACGAGATCTTCAGTCTCAGCGCCGGTACACCTTCCGTCGATGAGCTCGTGACTCTCTCCGGCAGCTACGGCTCGACCGTCACCTCCGACGTCACGGTTCGCGTATGCAGCCCCATGCCGGCGATCACTCCCTCGGCTCTTTCGCCACTGGCCTCGACCTGGTTCGACGACGCGGCTCCCGCAGGAGCGACGGAGAGCGGAACGGGAGGTGTCTGGACGACGGATCAGGCAGAGAGCGGTACGTCCTCTCTCCACTTTGCAGCAGCGGCAGGCCTGCGCGAGTACGCGATCGCGGCCGCACCGGAGGGATTGGCAACGGTCGATGGTGACGTAGTCGCCTTCCATGCACTCGTGAATCCATGTAATCCGCCGCGCGAGATCGTGCTCACCTGGAGCGACGGAACGAACGAGCTCGTGACGAACTGGGGTGAGGATCTGATTACGACGACCGCGGAGAAGCACGTCGTCGGTCCAATCCCTCGATCGGGAGCCTGGGAACGACTCGAAATCTCCGCTGCCGAGCTCGGTCTGGCGGGGATCACGGCCTCGGGTCTCTCCATAGAAGTCTACGACGGAGAAGTGTGGTTCGACCTGATGGGAATCGATACCTGCGTCACCGATCCGGCGGCCCCCTTTGCGCTACCGCACGACGAGATCTGGCTCGACGAGTCTTCCGGTGTAGAGACGGGGACCGGGCTCTGGTCGACTACGCACGTGGTCAGTGGTCTCACCGCGCTCGAGCTCACTGCGGCGGACGTCACGACCGAGCACGTTTTCGATTCACTCGATCCGGTCACGCTCCTTTCGGGTGACAGCCTGGTCGTCTGGATTCTGCCCGATGAGTGCGATCCGCCGACGACACTGCTGCTCGACGTCTACGCTGGTACGTGGGACCACGCGGTCTACTGGGGCGAAGACCTCATCACCACCACGACACCACCATTGTCCCGGGGATCGATTCCGGAGTGGGATGAATGGACACGCGTGACGATACCGGTCGACGACCTGGGAGTTGCGGGCCAGACGCTCAGCGGCCTCGCGATTCGGACGCTCGAAGGACGAGTGACGATCGATCGCGTAAGCGTCGAACGGGGTGCCCAGTGAGCAGACATCGAGTTTCAGAGTATCGGGAGAAATCGAATTCTCGTGCTGCTCTCCTCCATCGTTACGAGGACCCCTTGGGACAGCGCTTCACCCTCCGCTCTCACGAGGCCGACAAGTCGGACACTCAGGTCTGCAAGAAGGGTGTCCCGAATTCTTACGAGGACTACACTCGGGGACGTTTGTCGATTGAGCGCAAGGATCTCGCCGAAGTCGAGATCCTTAGTGACGATCGTGAACCCGTTGGCCGACGCAAAGGTGACAATCTCGAGGTCACCAGCGCTCTGATCACCGAGCTGGAGCCAGGAGGAGGCTTCGACTCCGGATCTTTGGAGCTCGTCCGCAAGGGAGGCTGGAAGATTGACGTCCAGCAAAAGCTTCAAGCGCCTTCAACCCGCCGGGGCAGTTCGACTTCACGGTCGGACACGACCCAGGCCGAATACCGAAGCGCCGCTGGAATGTCCTCAGGCTCGAGGAACGGGTATGCGTCGAGGATCTCACGATCGCTGTGGCCCGAGGCGAGGAGATCGAGCAGATTGCTGACCGTGAAGCGAATTCCTCTGATGCAGGCCCGCCCACCCATGACTTTGGGGTCGCGCGTAATGCGCTCGAAAATCTCCATGATGTCTACCCATTCTGGAGGAACCGATCGCGAAACGCCAGATAATCCCGAAGAACGACGAGTGTCCAGCGGCACGCGACGATGGCATGGAAGGACTACAGCCGCCCGTGCCGCTGCTCCGCGCGCCCCGCTCCCCTGGCTCCTGAATCCCGGCTTCTGGCTGCTGCTCCTCTTCGCACTTCCCCTCTCCGCGCAGACCCCGCCGCCGGAAGTCGAGTACGCCGACGATTTCCAGAGCTATCAGCGAAACGACAATCCTCCCGGCTGGTTCGATACTCCGGTCGGAAAGCCCAAGCCGCAGGCGGACGGGCTCTACAAAGTCCGAACGGATCCGACCGAAGGGGCCAACGCTTCGAACCTCGTCTACGGAACCGTCCAGGCGTCCGGGATGCCGGCTGGAGAAACGCCGCGCATCGGAACGTTCTCGACGCTCACCACGCACACCTTCGACGGGACGGGTCGTTTCGAGTACACCGGAAGGCTCGTACGGACGCGTAAAGACTCCGCCATCGGCATCACATTCTTTTCCTCCTATCCGGAAGTCGATTCCTACTACATGATCGGCCTCTGGTCCCGGGCGGAATCGAACGACCTCACGATGCAATGGTTCTCGCCCGACGATCGCCTGCTCGGCGGCTCGATCGACAGCGGCGTCACCCTCGAGCCGAACACGTGGTACCGCTTCTACATCCAGGCGGATGCACTTCCCACGGTTACGCGCGTGCGCGCCAGATTCTGGGTCGATGGTGATCCGGAGCCCTCCCAGTGGCAGATCGACGGCTTCGACGACGCTTCTTCGCGCCTGACATCCGGCCGGATCGGAATGTGGGCCGCCGTCAGGGGGGAGTCGTATCTGGACGACCTGTGGGCAAAGTCCCCGATCGACGTCACTCCGCCGGAGATCACAGTCACCGAGAACGATCTTTCTCTCGCGAACGGCGCGATGTTCAATCGCGACGCGACCCCGGCCATCACGGTCGTCGACGACATCGATCCCTCACCGAGCTGGAAGGCGACTCTCGACGGAGACTCGTTCGTCTCCGGCTCGACAGTCGCAACCGAAGGATTCCACCGACTCGAGGTAGAAGCCTTCGACGCGGTGCTGAATCGTTCCGCGATCGCCATCGATTTCGTCATCGACAAGACCCCGCCTCAGGTCGCGTTTTACGAGGGCGACAACGCTCTGGATGATGGAGTACATCTGAACAGGACGATCGTGCCTCGTCTTTACGTCCTGGACCTGACAGCGACGACCGTTACCGCCACTCTCAACGGCGCGATTTACGAATTCGGCCCCGTGGCAACCGGGACGAATTACCGGGAAGGTTCTCCGGTCGGAGACGAGGGAGCCTGGGAGCTGCACACGCTCGTCACCGACGCGGTGGGCTGGCAGACCGAGAGCAAAGTCGTTTTCGTCGTCGACAAGACTCCACCGGCGATCACACTCGACTCCCATGAGGAGGCCGCGGTCGTCGCTACGGCCGATATCGTTCTCGCCGGTGCTGCTGACGATGCGATCGTCGTTACGGTGAACGGATCGGACGCAGCGATCGATCCGCTCACCCGTCACTGGAGCCTGCCTGTCTCGCTCGTGGAAGGATCGAACGCTCTGTCGATTCGTGCTGAAGATCGAGCGGGCAACGTGACAACAATGCAACGGTCGATCATTCTCGACACGATCGCCCCGACACTGAAGATTCTCTCGCCGTCGAGCGGCCATTGCACGAACGCCGACGTCATCGAGATCGTGGCGGAAGCGACCGATCCCAATCTGGAATCGGTATCGGTCTCTGCCTCGAGTGACGAAGCAGTCCTCGATTCCGTCGCGGCCATCCGTGCTGCTGACGGGTCGTGGGCCACATCTCTTCCGATCGCTGCCGAAGGCGAGTGGCGCATTCGGGTCGTCGCCGTCGATCGTGCGGGGCATCAGAGATCGGCTTCGGTATCTCTGGGCGTCGATCGCACTCCACCGACGATAAAGATCATCGAGAACGGACAGCCCTTCACGAGCACGCTTCTGTCACGATCCGTCACTCCGCAGATACGGATCGACGACGCGGACTCCAAAGCGTCCTTCACCGCGACTCTCGACGGCGAGCCATGGGAGTCGGGAACGCAGATCATCGCCGAAGGGGACCATGCCCTTCTCGTCAGTGCGGCCGATTGCGCCGGTAACGGCTCGGAGAGCTCGATCACTTTCACGATCGATACGACGAGCCCGACCATTACTTCGACTGATCCCGAAAACGGCGCTCTCCTCGGGTCGCTCCCTTCGACCCTCACCGGCTCCGCCAGCGAGCCGGTCGGCTCCGCGACGCTGACTTCGGGTGACGGCGTGGCTAGG
Encoded proteins:
- a CDS encoding DUF5615 family PIN-like protein, encoding MKLLLDVNLPASLADELQRSGVEASSWLQLGDQSAGDLEIVTFASANGFTIVTKDLDFGEILALNRQTSPSVVLVRIRDTLLADLSVRLVGLVRAEGEALSQGVLVTMEESSTRIRFLPIL
- a CDS encoding DUF433 domain-containing protein, whose amino-acid sequence is MEIFERITRDPKVMGGRACIRGIRFTVSNLLDLLASGHSDREILDAYPFLEPEDIPAALRYSAWVVSDREVELPRRVEGA